A region from the Biomphalaria glabrata chromosome 14, xgBioGlab47.1, whole genome shotgun sequence genome encodes:
- the LOC129922705 gene encoding uncharacterized protein LOC129922705, which produces MLNTKNRIKCQAVYDWTHINITAPNISFLLESVGDTYETNETNDQYYYINGNTSFYVYLIISRHSDSHQELCVTTLLPPSVWRDEYSLARVSEVYTVYMYIIAEIRFSSDILTNDTSVQWTCQHVNG; this is translated from the exons ATGTTGAACACTAAGAACAGAATCAAGTGTCAAGCTGTCTATGATTGGACTCACATCAACATT ACAGCTCCCAATATTTCCTTTCTGCTGGAGTCTGTAGGCGACACATATGAAACAAATGAAACCAACGACCAATATTACTACATCAATGGAAACACAAGTTTTTATGTTTATCTCATCATTTCAAGACATTCAG ACAGTCACCAAGAGTTATGTGTGACGACATTGCTTCCACCCAGTGTCTGGAGAGATGAGTATAGTTTGGCCAGGGTCTCTGAGGTCTACACAGTCTACATGTACATCATTGCTGAGATCCGATTCTCCTCGGACATCCTGACCAATGACACATCAGTACAGTGGACATGCCAACATGTTAAtggttaa
- the LOC129922706 gene encoding macrophage mannose receptor 1-like gives MFTISAEESTKIFDSAPNKYCHNEFYKGKLAEPITEYEMQHVIDLLKNHMENESWIGANDINQPGLFVWSSNNNTFVNTRWSRGQPDNKYFSDYNDTENCVLLWQSSNFSNDAICARQCSFVCQSDPCDTFLPGSLYGQEHHTCYKYYESPMTWSSAQKFCLSLNSHLVEPENDVLQTLQVYLYNRTAWIGGGNRDCTTSFQWYIRNTTVPSSSIQSTSVSGCRTQGLLWKQMNSSMSWTANDSQESHGFVCQSAITVIAPRLYLAVLPQMTTVSPHHGLLQVTSGSNDVIYVRFNVSKDQTLKNFTVLPLIPRRAVSFYLEESTFLSSTDVYSRFVEVNSSQPVNVVLYIVSQSTISSTLVYPVNIYTSSLQISKNYLPISLYNTSIDNSGDFGICKVGLQLENLTELGETGILT, from the exons atgtttaccaTCTCCGCTGAGGAGTCTACCAAGATATTTGATAGTGCTCCAAAT aaATATTGTCACAATGAATTTTATAAAGGAAAACTGGCAGAACCAATCACAGAGTATGAAATGCAACACGTGATTGACCTACTTAAAAATCACATGGAAAACGAAA gcTGGATAGGTGCCAATGACATTAACCAACCGGGTCTTTTTGTCTGGTCTTCTAATAATAACACCTTCGTCAATACAAGATGGAGTCGTGGACAGCCTGACAACAAATATTTCAGTGACTACAATGACACAGAGAACTGTGTGCTACTCTGGCAATCGTCCAATTTTTCCAACGACGCCATTTGTGCCAGACAATGTTCATTTGTCTGCCAATCAG ATCCATGTGATACGTTCTTACCTGGCTCTCTCTATGGACAGGAGCACCACACATGCTACAAATATTATGAGAGTCCAATGACTTGGAGCAGTGCTCAG AAATTTTGTTTAAGTCTTAATTCCCACTTGGTCGAGCCTGAAAACGATGTTTTACAAACACTTCAGGTTTACCTTTACAACAGAACAG CTTGGATAGGGGGCGGTAACAGGGACTGTACTACGTCATTTCAATGGTATATCCGAAACACGACAGTCCCTAGTAGCTCTATTCAAAGTACTTCAGTAAGTGGCTGTAGAACCCAAGGTCTGTTGTGGAAGCAGATGAACAGCTCCATGTCCTGGACTGCAAATGATAGTCAAGAATCTCATGGATTTGTCTGTCAAAGCG CTATTACAGTCATTGCTCCACGATTGTACCTTGCTGTACTTCCACAAATGACCACAGTAAGTCCACACCATGGGTTACTTCAGGTGACTTCCGGCTCTAATGACGTCATCTATGTCCGGTTTAATGTTAGCAAGGACCAGACTTTAAAGAACTTTACAGTATTACCATTAATTCCAAGAAGAGCAGTTAGCTTTTATCTGGAAGAGAGTACATTTCTTAGTTCCACAG ATGTCTATTCTCGCTTCGTTGAGGTCAACTCCAGCCAACCAGTGAATGTTGTCCTGTACATAGTGAGCCAATCAACAATCAGTTCTACCTTAGTGTATCCTGtcaatatatatacatctagTCTCCAGATATCAAAGAACTACTTACCTATATCTTTATATAACACATCGATAG ATAATAGCGGTGACTTTGGGATATGTAAAGTTGGCTTACAGCTCGAGAATTTAACAGAGCTAGGTGAAACAGGCATCTTGACATag